The Eurosta solidaginis isolate ZX-2024a chromosome 4, ASM4086904v1, whole genome shotgun sequence genome includes a window with the following:
- the Pgam5 gene encoding serine/threonine-protein phosphatase Pgam5, mitochondrial isoform X2 has product MVVCNNLRKFSAVAIGTGAGLAVYYYQRLRELDNTVQNSWTNSNRPISEAAIWDSDWDCRDPSSIVRPLKNDTPQEQNRYNSELEKMSVKATRHVVLVRHGQYLDVGEHDKDHHLTELGRLQAKYTGQRLHALGIKWDKIIVSTMTRAQETSELLLKEIEYDPEKVKHCNYLREGAPIPPQPPVSHWRVEKSFFRDGARIEAAFRRYFHRARPEQEHDSYTLIIGHANVIRYFVCRALQIPPEAWLRMNINHGSITWLTINPSGNVSIKHLGESGYMPAKCLSNRIPREIKNVV; this is encoded by the exons ATGGTTGTTTGCAATAATTTACGTAAGTTCAGCGCTGTGGCCATCGGTACTGGAGCCGGATTAGCCGTTTACTATTACCAGCGTCTGCGTGAACTCGACAACACCGTGCAGAACTCGTGGACTAACTCAAATCGTCCCATAAGTGAAGCCGCTATTTGGGACTCAGACTGGGATTGTCGTGATCCCAGTAGCATTGTACGTCCGTTGAAAAATGATACACCACAAGAGCAAAATCGTTATAATAGTGAATTGGAGAAAATGAGCGTAAAAGCCACGCGTCACGTAGTGCTTGTGCGACATGGGCAGTACTTAGATGTGGGCGAACATGATAAGGATCATCATTTGACTGAATTGGGACGTTTACAAGCTAAATACACAGGACAACGTTTGCATGCGTTGGGTATtaaatgggataaaattattgtgtcTACTATGACACGCGCCCAGGAGACTTCGGAGCTCTTGCTTAAAGAAATCGAATATGATCCCGAGAAGGTAAAACATTGTAATTATTTGCGTGAAGGTGCACCCATACCGCCACAACCGCCAGTAAGTCACTGGCGTGTCGAGAAGTCG TTCTTTCGTGATGGTGCTCGCATTGAAGCCGCATTTCGGCGCTATTTTCATCGTGCCCGTCCAGAGCAGGAGCATGATTCATACACACTCATCATTGGGCATGCAAATGTTATAAGATATTTTGTATGCCGAGCATTGCAGATTCCGCCTGAAGCATGGCTGCGCATGAATATCAATCATGGTTCTATTACCTGGCTTACCATAAACCCATCGGGCAATGTGAGCATTAAACATTTGGGTGAAAGTGGATATATGCCAGCTAAATGCCTTTCCAATCGTATACCGCGTGAAATTAAAAATGTAGTTTAA
- the Pgam5 gene encoding serine/threonine-protein phosphatase Pgam5, mitochondrial isoform X1 — MVVCNNLRKFSAVAIGTGAGLAVYYYQRLRELDNTVQNSWTNSNRPISEAAIWDSDWDCRDPSSIVRPLKNDTPQEQNRYNSELEKMSVKATRHVVLVRHGQYLDVGEHDKDHHLTELGRLQAKYTGQRLHALGIKWDKIIVSTMTRAQETSELLLKEIEYDPEKVKHCNYLREGAPIPPQPPVSHWRVEKSQFFRDGARIEAAFRRYFHRARPEQEHDSYTLIIGHANVIRYFVCRALQIPPEAWLRMNINHGSITWLTINPSGNVSIKHLGESGYMPAKCLSNRIPREIKNVV; from the exons ATGGTTGTTTGCAATAATTTACGTAAGTTCAGCGCTGTGGCCATCGGTACTGGAGCCGGATTAGCCGTTTACTATTACCAGCGTCTGCGTGAACTCGACAACACCGTGCAGAACTCGTGGACTAACTCAAATCGTCCCATAAGTGAAGCCGCTATTTGGGACTCAGACTGGGATTGTCGTGATCCCAGTAGCATTGTACGTCCGTTGAAAAATGATACACCACAAGAGCAAAATCGTTATAATAGTGAATTGGAGAAAATGAGCGTAAAAGCCACGCGTCACGTAGTGCTTGTGCGACATGGGCAGTACTTAGATGTGGGCGAACATGATAAGGATCATCATTTGACTGAATTGGGACGTTTACAAGCTAAATACACAGGACAACGTTTGCATGCGTTGGGTATtaaatgggataaaattattgtgtcTACTATGACACGCGCCCAGGAGACTTCGGAGCTCTTGCTTAAAGAAATCGAATATGATCCCGAGAAGGTAAAACATTGTAATTATTTGCGTGAAGGTGCACCCATACCGCCACAACCGCCAGTAAGTCACTGGCGTGTCGAGAAGTCG CAGTTCTTTCGTGATGGTGCTCGCATTGAAGCCGCATTTCGGCGCTATTTTCATCGTGCCCGTCCAGAGCAGGAGCATGATTCATACACACTCATCATTGGGCATGCAAATGTTATAAGATATTTTGTATGCCGAGCATTGCAGATTCCGCCTGAAGCATGGCTGCGCATGAATATCAATCATGGTTCTATTACCTGGCTTACCATAAACCCATCGGGCAATGTGAGCATTAAACATTTGGGTGAAAGTGGATATATGCCAGCTAAATGCCTTTCCAATCGTATACCGCGTGAAATTAAAAATGTAGTTTAA